The Plutella xylostella chromosome 9, ilPluXylo3.1, whole genome shotgun sequence genome has a segment encoding these proteins:
- the LOC105380326 gene encoding uncharacterized protein LOC105380326, translating to MKHQEVGVDFWAMGKAMLTYGALTALCWVMLRLFNTVFTLPRRLRAQQDQIQNSLKDLQKRFPDLNITEEDLQNAEKELDDLIKENDKEKEDKLKKEAIEEEAVPEETKKDL from the exons atgaAGCACCAAGAAGTGGGCGTAGACTTCTGGGCCATGGGCAAGGCGATGCTGACGTACGGAGCGCTGACGGCGCTGTGCTGGGTGATGCTGCGGCTCTTCAACACGGTGTTCACGCTGCCCCGCCGTCTGCGCGCCCAGCAGGACCAGATACAGAACTCGCTGAAGGACTTGCAG AAACGGTTTCCTGACCTAAACATCACAGAGGAAGATCTTCAAAACGCCGAAAAAGAACTAGACGATCTCATAAAGGAGAATGACAAGGAGAAGGaagataaacttaaaaaagaaGCTATAGAGGAAGAGGCAGTGCCCGAAGAAACAAAGAAAGACCTTTAG
- the LOC105380327 gene encoding sorting nexin-4 isoform X3, with product MSAPNSPAKPSRSPSDIESLEDFENMDTLLKHVDISIVESEKRANGTLHVRDHYTVYLIDLKVTDPEYKTIQPKINTLWRRYTEFEQIHDYLQIKYPHVVIPPLPEKRVLYAWHKSDTTDPEFVERRRAGLENFLLRVASHPVLCFDDQFFTFLQQEHGWRETITDTGYLLQAENKFKSLSLSIRLKKPNPEIEGIKHYGKQLETNLGNFLYTRSKIIEKNFALCKLHANYGKLFSEWSVIEKEMGDGLQKAGHYFDSIADSIDSVAEDEEQLADQFKEYLFFAAALRQLCSGHEARQLALETAEDTLNNRIAERKRAAAGKSGLMSRLFGTTDPDIVRDQATRALDAKILQDQQAIDKAKLDLEDFTKKVSIEIEHFYKQKDKDLHESLVGFISLQVKAAKKNLQAWTQIKECLQNMP from the exons atgtctgCTCCAAACTCGCCGGCTAAACCTTCTCGGTCTCCGAGTGATATAGAGTCTCTGGAGGACTTCGAAAATATG GACACATTGCTAAAACACGTCGACATCTCAATTGTTGAATCTGAGAAACGTGCTAATGGGACTTTGCACGTTCGAGACCATTACACAGTGTACCTAATTGATCTCAA GGTTACGGATCCAGAGTATAAGACTATACAgcctaaaataaatacattgtgGAGAAGATACACAGAATTTGAACAAATCCACGACTATCTACAAATTAAATATCCTCATGTGGTTATACCACCGCTACCAGAGAAAAGG GTGTTATATGCTTGGCATAAATCAGACACAACAGACCCTGAGTTTGTGGAGCGTCGGCGGGCAGGCTTGGAGAACTTTCTGCTGAGAGTGGCGTCACACCCAGTGCTCTGCTTTGATGACCAGTTCTTCACCTTCCTGCAGCAGGAGCACGGCTGGAGGGAAACTATCACTGATACTG GATATTTACTGCAAGCAGAGAATAAGTTCAAATCCTTATCCCTGTCGATAAGATTGAAGAAACCAAATCCTGAGATAGAAGGCATCAAACACTATGGGAAACAACTAGAAACTAATTTAGGAAATTTTCTATACACTAG GTCCAAAATCATAGAGAAGAACTTTGCGCTATGCAAGCTACACGCGAACTACGGGAAGCTGTTTAGCGAATGGAGCGTCATAGAGAAGGAAATGGGCGACGGACTGCAGAAAGCTGGCCATTACTTTG ACTCAATAGCGGACAGCATCGACTCGGTGGCGGAGGACGAGGAGCAGCTGGCGGACCAGTTCAAG GAGTACCTGTTCTTCGCGGCGGCGCTGCGGCAGCTGTGCAGCGGACACGAGGCGCGGCAGCTGGCGCTCGAGACCGCTGAGGATACGCTTAATAATAG GATAGCGGAACGcaagcgcgccgccgccggcaaATCAGGCCTGATGTCGCGACTCTTCGGCACCACAGACCCGGACATCGTGCGAGACCAGGCCACGCGCGCGCTCGACGCCAAAATACTACAGGACCAGCAGGCCATAGACAAGGCCAAGCTGGACCTAGA GGACTTCACGAAGAAGGTGTCAATAGAGATTGAACACTTCTACAAACAGAAAGACAAAGATCTCCACGAGTCCCTGGTGGGATTCATCTCGTTACAAGTGAAAGCTGCAAAAAAG aaTTTGCAGGCGTGGACCCAAATCAAAGAATGCCTTCAAAATATGCCTTGA
- the LOC105380327 gene encoding sorting nexin-4 isoform X1, giving the protein MSAPNSPAKPSRSPSDIESLEDFENMDTLLKHVDISIVESEKRANGTLHVRDHYTVYLIDLKVTDPEYKTIQPKINTLWRRYTEFEQIHDYLQIKYPHVVIPPLPEKRVLYAWHKSDTTDPEFVERRRAGLENFLLRVASHPVLCFDDQFFTFLQQEHGWRETITDTGYLLQAENKFKSLSLSIRLKKPNPEIEGIKHYGKQLETNLGNFLYTRSKIIEKNFALCKLHANYGKLFSEWSVIEKEMGDGLQKAGHYFDSIADSIDSVAEDEEQLADQFKEYLFFAGALQQLCSGHEARQLALETAEDTLNNRIAERKRAAAGKSGLMSRLFGTTDPDIVRDQATRALDAKILQDQQAIDKAKLDLEDFTKKVSIEIEHFYKQKDKDLHESLVGFISLQVKAAKKNLQAWTQIKECLQNMP; this is encoded by the exons atgtctgCTCCAAACTCGCCGGCTAAACCTTCTCGGTCTCCGAGTGATATAGAGTCTCTGGAGGACTTCGAAAATATG GACACATTGCTAAAACACGTCGACATCTCAATTGTTGAATCTGAGAAACGTGCTAATGGGACTTTGCACGTTCGAGACCATTACACAGTGTACCTAATTGATCTCAA GGTTACGGATCCAGAGTATAAGACTATACAgcctaaaataaatacattgtgGAGAAGATACACAGAATTTGAACAAATCCACGACTATCTACAAATTAAATATCCTCATGTGGTTATACCACCGCTACCAGAGAAAAGG GTGTTATATGCTTGGCATAAATCAGACACAACAGACCCTGAGTTTGTGGAGCGTCGGCGGGCAGGCTTGGAGAACTTTCTGCTGAGAGTGGCGTCACACCCAGTGCTCTGCTTTGATGACCAGTTCTTCACCTTCCTGCAGCAGGAGCACGGCTGGAGGGAAACTATCACTGATACTG GATATTTACTGCAAGCAGAGAATAAGTTCAAATCCTTATCCCTGTCGATAAGATTGAAGAAACCAAATCCTGAGATAGAAGGCATCAAACACTATGGGAAACAACTAGAAACTAATTTAGGAAATTTTCTATACACTAG GTCCAAAATCATAGAGAAGAACTTTGCGCTATGCAAGCTACACGCGAACTACGGGAAGCTGTTTAGCGAATGGAGCGTCATAGAGAAGGAAATGGGCGACGGACTGCAGAAAGCTGGCCATTACTTTG ACTCAATAGCGGACAGCATCGACTCGGTGGCGGAGGACGAGGAGCAGCTGGCGGACCAGTTCAAGGAGTACCTGTTCTTCGCGGgcgcgctgcagcagctgtGCAGCGGACACGAGGCGCGGCAGCTGGCGCTCGAGACCGCTGAGGACACGCTTAATAACAG GATAGCGGAACGcaagcgcgccgccgccggcaaATCAGGCCTGATGTCGCGACTCTTCGGCACCACAGACCCGGACATCGTGCGAGACCAGGCCACGCGCGCGCTCGACGCCAAAATACTACAGGACCAGCAGGCCATAGACAAGGCCAAGCTGGACCTAGA GGACTTCACGAAGAAGGTGTCAATAGAGATTGAACACTTCTACAAACAGAAAGACAAAGATCTCCACGAGTCCCTGGTGGGATTCATCTCGTTACAAGTGAAAGCTGCAAAAAAG aaTTTGCAGGCGTGGACCCAAATCAAAGAATGCCTTCAAAATATGCCTTGA
- the LOC105380327 gene encoding sorting nexin-4 isoform X2 has protein sequence MSAPNSPAKPSRSPSDIESLEDFENMDTLLKHVDISIVESEKRANGTLHVRDHYTVYLIDLKVTDPEYKTIQPKINTLWRRYTEFEQIHDYLQIKYPHVVIPPLPEKRVLYAWHKSDTTDPEFVERRRAGLENFLLRVASHPVLCFDDQFFTFLQQEHGWRETITDTGYLLQAENKFKSLSLSIRLKKPNPEIEGIKHYGKQLETNLGNFLYTRSKIIEKNFALCKLHANYGKLFSEWSVIEKEMGDGLQKAGHYFDSIADSIDSVAEDEEQLADQFKEYLFFAGALQQLCSGHEARQLALETAEDTLNNRIAERKRAAAGKSGLMSRLFGTTDPDIVRDQATRALDAKILQDQQAIDKAKLDLEDFTKKVSIEIEHFYKQKDKDLHESLVGFISLQVKAAKKNLQAWTQIKECLQNMP, from the exons atgtctgCTCCAAACTCGCCGGCTAAACCTTCTCGGTCTCCGAGTGATATAGAGTCTCTGGAGGACTTCGAAAATATG GACACATTGCTAAAACACGTCGACATCTCAATTGTTGAATCTGAGAAACGTGCTAATGGGACTTTGCACGTTCGAGACCATTACACAGTGTACCTAATTGATCTCAA GGTTACGGATCCAGAGTATAAGACTATACAgcctaaaataaatacattgtgGAGAAGATACACAGAATTTGAACAAATCCACGACTATCTACAAATTAAATATCCTCATGTGGTTATACCACCGCTACCAGAGAAAAGG GTGTTATATGCTTGGCATAAATCAGACACAACAGACCCTGAGTTTGTGGAGCGTCGGCGGGCAGGCTTGGAGAACTTTCTGCTGAGAGTGGCGTCACACCCAGTGCTCTGCTTTGATGACCAGTTCTTCACCTTCCTGCAGCAGGAGCACGGCTGGAGGGAAACTATCACTGATACTG GATATTTACTGCAAGCAGAGAATAAGTTCAAATCCTTATCCCTGTCGATAAGATTGAAGAAACCAAATCCTGAGATAGAAGGCATCAAACACTATGGGAAACAACTAGAAACTAATTTAGGAAATTTTCTATACACTAG GTCCAAAATCATAGAGAAGAACTTTGCGCTATGCAAGCTACACGCGAACTACGGGAAGCTGTTTAGCGAATGGAGCGTCATAGAGAAGGAAATGGGCGACGGACTGCAGAAAGCTGGCCATTACTTTG ACTCAATAGCGGACAGCATCGACTCGGTGGCGGAGGACGAGGAGCAGCTGGCGGACCAGTTCAAGGAGTACCTGTTCTTCGCGGgcgcgctgcagcagctgtGCAGCGGACACGAGGCGCGGCAGCTGGCGCTCGAGACCGCTGAG GATACGCTTAATAACAG GATAGCGGAACGcaagcgcgccgccgccggcaaATCAGGCCTGATGTCGCGACTCTTCGGCACCACAGACCCGGACATCGTGCGAGACCAGGCCACGCGCGCGCTCGACGCCAAAATACTACAGGACCAGCAGGCCATAGACAAGGCCAAGCTGGACCTAGA GGACTTCACGAAGAAGGTGTCAATAGAGATTGAACACTTCTACAAACAGAAAGACAAAGATCTCCACGAGTCCCTGGTGGGATTCATCTCGTTACAAGTGAAAGCTGCAAAAAAG aaTTTGCAGGCGTGGACCCAAATCAAAGAATGCCTTCAAAATATGCCTTGA
- the LOC105380363 gene encoding angiomotin isoform X2 — MGSMRPTGRFLSFTNNIQRTQKQQVPGGFPQSLSGSETDVSTSNENLSREERYVVRHTTRVEPQGQETQAQSPNTNNRNSLKESVTSSNRNSLKDSVGGGTNSNRSSLDVSSSSYNTLIIHNQDDSWPPRPTPIREHERTTSEVKHPASQSSPYHTLKKNEGGKKPSGIPLPKIHKEQVQVSANYIDIGGQRIYTSPPDHGVQEITEIPDDFLNQSSVLKHLAKEVAKSPSPHGPTPPPSPRAPSASRDERSKGKSKAKLSKEKLNLSSVGVRAVPGGSESSGWCSGGEGSLEEPEDALAAVLDALAAENQQLKRQLADAGERGAKTSKLEEEVEKVRTAHEELVASCERRERLERAARARLQADCRRLHDLNTALKQQVELLSQGVRAEGEGNAEALRKELQNREMLIAQLITQNKELACAKERQEIEMAAQRATLQEQRTHIDILDTALTNAQANVVRLEDECRHASGYVERVMGLQRALGSIQQASDRRELTERKLRAQLEKELQTLRKRECLCGGTSTGGSEAELRRQLRERDERLLQLEGEGAKWEQRYLEEAALRQAAVSAASIPKDAKIAALEKTSAESERLMAEARNEKIRHMDELHSAQKKVADLEGRVKELESKVAERDAMIKVLQKHTTSAYDGGASLRNNSSREELVGLSSGASFSSAEGVGSSGSVAGRYRHLARRNYSPANDNSSGCGYDSTSLRLDEQLAALESRLERPPVPARGLCCFPGLGAVGARGGGGRGEEALLLERQGRASQQTRSSSLPPPPSALPRPPRKPSTRNTRYDRLEHSRDGRKDSDGSGSIASTASRGSPLPYDAVRKLPSVPTSASLPAAESRESLVRPRDSSLPSPSKLAVYAAARRRSAETTKDSKGRHHYRIQF, encoded by the exons ATGGGTTCCATGAGGCCTACTGGCAGGTTCCTCTCATTCACCAACAACATCCAGCGGACACAGAAACAACAAG TTCCAGGTGGCTTCCCACAAAGCCTGTCTGGTAGTGAGACAGATGTGTCCACATCTAACGAGAACTTGTCGAGAGAGGAGCGGTATGTGGTGCGCCACACAACCAGGGTGGAGCCGCAGGGGCAGGAGACACAGGCACAGTCGCCTAATACTAATAACAGGAATTCGTTGAAG GAGAGTGTAACAAGCAGCAACCGCAACTCTCTGAAGGATTCAGTAGGTGGCGGCACCAACAGCAACCGGAGCTCTCTGGACGTGTCCTCCTCGTCGTACAACACCCTCATCATACACAACCAGGATGACTCCTGGCCACCTCGACCCACTCCTATACG AGAACATGAACGAACAACCAGTGAAGTGAAACACCCGGCCTCTCAATCATCCCCGTACCACACTCTGAAAAAGAATGAAGGAGGGAAGAAACCCAGCGGCATACCGCTCCCGAAGATACACAAGGAACAAGTGCAAGTGTCGGCCAACTACATCGACATTGGGGGGCAGAGGATCTACACCAGCCCACCTGATCATGGAGTTCAG GAGATTACCGAAATACCAGACGACTTCCTGAACCAGTCATCAGTACTCAAACACTTAGCCAAGGAGGTGGCGAAGTCCCCCTCCCCGCACGGGCCCACCCCGCCGCCCTCCCCGCGCGCGCCCTCCGCCTCCCGCGATGAGAGAAGCAAGGGCAAGTCGAAGGCCAAGCTGAGCAAGGAGAAGCTGAATTTGTCAAG CGTGGGCGTCCGAGCCGTCCCCGGCGGTTCAGAGTCGAGCGGCTGGTGCAGCGGCGGCGAGGGCTCGCTGGAGGAGCCCGAGGACGCGCTGGCGGCCGTGCTGGACGCGCTGGCGGCCGAGAACCAGCAGCTGAAGCGGCAGCTGGCGGACGCGGGGGAGCGCGGCGCCAAGACCAGCAAG TTAGAAGAAGAAGTGGAAAAAGTACGAACAGCCCACGAAGAGTTAGTGGCATCGTGCGAGCGTCGCGAGAGGCTGgagcgggcggcgcgcgcgcgcctgCAGGCCGACTGCCGCCGTCTGCACGACCTCAATACTGCCTTGAAGCAAcag GTGGAGCTCCTATCTCAGGGCGTGCGCGCGGAGGGCGAGGGCAACGCGGAGGCGCTGCGCAAGGAGCTGCAGAACCGGGAGATGCTCATCGCGCAACTCATCACACAGA ACAAAGAGCTGGCCTGCGCCAAGGAGCGCCAAGAGATCGAGATGGCGGCGCAGCGGGCTACTCTACAGGAGCAGAGAACACACATCGACATACTGGACACGGCCTTAACTAATGCACAGGCTAATGTCGTCAGACTTGAGGATGAG TGTCGGCACGCGAGCGGCTACGTGGAGCGCGTGATGGGGCTGCAGCGCGCGCTCGGCTCTATCCAGCAGGCGTCCGACCGCCGCGAGCTCACCGAGCGCAAGCTGAGGGCACAGCTGGAGAAGGAACTGCAGACTCTCAG GAAGCGCGAGTGCCTCTGCGGCGGCACCTCCACCGGCGGGTCCGAGGCAGAGCTGCGGCGCCAGCTGCGGGAGCGCGACGAGCGACTACTGCAACTGGAGGGCGAGGGCGCCAAGTGGGAGCAGCGCTACCTGGAGGAGGCGGCGCTGCGCCAGGCCGCCGTCTCCGCCGCCTCCATACCCAA GGACGCAAAGATCGCGGCATTGGAGAAGACGTCAGCGGAGTCTGAGCGGCTGATGGCTGAAGCGCGCAACGAGAAGATACGACACATGGACGAACTGCACTCCGCACAGAAGAAAGTCGCCGATCTAGAGGGCAG AGTGAAAGAGCTAGAATCCAAGGTGGCGGAGCGCGACGCGATGATCAAGGTGCTGCAGAAGCACACCACGTCGGCGTACGACGGCGGCGCCTCGCTGAGGAACAACTCCAGTCGAGAGGAACTCG TGGGCCTCTCCTCCGGAGCATCATTCTCCAGTGCCGAGGGAGTGGGCAGCTCGGGCAGCGTCGCCGGCCGCTACCGGCACCTGGCGCGCCGGAACTACTCGCCTGCTAATGACAACTCTAGCG GTTGCGGCTACGACAGCACATCCCTCCGTCTGGACGAGCAGCTGGCAGCCCTGGAGTCCCGCCTGGAGCGCCCGCCCGTGCCGGCC CGGGGGCTGTGCTGCTTCCCGGGTCTGGGGGCGGTgggcgcgcgcgggggcggggggcggggtgAGGAGGCGCTGCTGCTGGAGCGGCAGGGGCGGGCCTCGCAGCAGACGCGGTCGAGCagcctgccgccgccgccctcggCACTGCCACGGCCGCCGCGCAAGCCGTCCACTAGGAACACGCGCTATGACCGCCTCGAACATTCAAGGGATGGACGCAAG GACTCGGACGGGTCGGGTTCGATCGCGTCGACGGCGTCGCGCGGCTCGCCGCTGCCGTACGACGCGGTGCGCAAGCTGCCGTCGGTGCCCACGTCGGCGTCGCTGCCGGCCGCCGAGTCCCGCGAGTCCCTGGTGCGGCCCCGCGACTCCAGCCTGCCCTCGCCCTCCAAGCTCGCCGTctacgccgccgcccgccgacGATCCGCCGAAACAACCAAGGACAGCAAAGGAAGACACCACTACCGCATCCAGTTTTAG
- the LOC105380363 gene encoding angiomotin isoform X1, translating into MGSMRPTGRFLSFTNNIQRTQKQQVPGGFPQSLSGSETDVSTSNENLSREERYVVRHTTRVEPQGQETQAQSPNTNNRNSLKESVTSSNRNSLKDSVGGGTNSNRSSLDVSSSSYNTLIIHNQDDSWPPRPTPIREHERTTSEVKHPASQSSPYHTLKKNEGGKKPSGIPLPKIHKEQVQVSANYIDIGGQRIYTSPPDHGVQEITEIPDDFLNQSSVLKHLAKEVAKSPSPHGPTPPPSPRAPSASRDERSKGKSKAKLSKEKLNLSRSQPDLTSVGVRAVPGGSESSGWCSGGEGSLEEPEDALAAVLDALAAENQQLKRQLADAGERGAKTSKLEEEVEKVRTAHEELVASCERRERLERAARARLQADCRRLHDLNTALKQQVELLSQGVRAEGEGNAEALRKELQNREMLIAQLITQNKELACAKERQEIEMAAQRATLQEQRTHIDILDTALTNAQANVVRLEDECRHASGYVERVMGLQRALGSIQQASDRRELTERKLRAQLEKELQTLRKRECLCGGTSTGGSEAELRRQLRERDERLLQLEGEGAKWEQRYLEEAALRQAAVSAASIPKDAKIAALEKTSAESERLMAEARNEKIRHMDELHSAQKKVADLEGRVKELESKVAERDAMIKVLQKHTTSAYDGGASLRNNSSREELVGLSSGASFSSAEGVGSSGSVAGRYRHLARRNYSPANDNSSGCGYDSTSLRLDEQLAALESRLERPPVPARGLCCFPGLGAVGARGGGGRGEEALLLERQGRASQQTRSSSLPPPPSALPRPPRKPSTRNTRYDRLEHSRDGRKDSDGSGSIASTASRGSPLPYDAVRKLPSVPTSASLPAAESRESLVRPRDSSLPSPSKLAVYAAARRRSAETTKDSKGRHHYRIQF; encoded by the exons ATGGGTTCCATGAGGCCTACTGGCAGGTTCCTCTCATTCACCAACAACATCCAGCGGACACAGAAACAACAAG TTCCAGGTGGCTTCCCACAAAGCCTGTCTGGTAGTGAGACAGATGTGTCCACATCTAACGAGAACTTGTCGAGAGAGGAGCGGTATGTGGTGCGCCACACAACCAGGGTGGAGCCGCAGGGGCAGGAGACACAGGCACAGTCGCCTAATACTAATAACAGGAATTCGTTGAAG GAGAGTGTAACAAGCAGCAACCGCAACTCTCTGAAGGATTCAGTAGGTGGCGGCACCAACAGCAACCGGAGCTCTCTGGACGTGTCCTCCTCGTCGTACAACACCCTCATCATACACAACCAGGATGACTCCTGGCCACCTCGACCCACTCCTATACG AGAACATGAACGAACAACCAGTGAAGTGAAACACCCGGCCTCTCAATCATCCCCGTACCACACTCTGAAAAAGAATGAAGGAGGGAAGAAACCCAGCGGCATACCGCTCCCGAAGATACACAAGGAACAAGTGCAAGTGTCGGCCAACTACATCGACATTGGGGGGCAGAGGATCTACACCAGCCCACCTGATCATGGAGTTCAG GAGATTACCGAAATACCAGACGACTTCCTGAACCAGTCATCAGTACTCAAACACTTAGCCAAGGAGGTGGCGAAGTCCCCCTCCCCGCACGGGCCCACCCCGCCGCCCTCCCCGCGCGCGCCCTCCGCCTCCCGCGATGAGAGAAGCAAGGGCAAGTCGAAGGCCAAGCTGAGCAAGGAGAAGCTGAATTTGTCAAGGTCTCAGCCTGATTTGACTAG CGTGGGCGTCCGAGCCGTCCCCGGCGGTTCAGAGTCGAGCGGCTGGTGCAGCGGCGGCGAGGGCTCGCTGGAGGAGCCCGAGGACGCGCTGGCGGCCGTGCTGGACGCGCTGGCGGCCGAGAACCAGCAGCTGAAGCGGCAGCTGGCGGACGCGGGGGAGCGCGGCGCCAAGACCAGCAAG TTAGAAGAAGAAGTGGAAAAAGTACGAACAGCCCACGAAGAGTTAGTGGCATCGTGCGAGCGTCGCGAGAGGCTGgagcgggcggcgcgcgcgcgcctgCAGGCCGACTGCCGCCGTCTGCACGACCTCAATACTGCCTTGAAGCAAcag GTGGAGCTCCTATCTCAGGGCGTGCGCGCGGAGGGCGAGGGCAACGCGGAGGCGCTGCGCAAGGAGCTGCAGAACCGGGAGATGCTCATCGCGCAACTCATCACACAGA ACAAAGAGCTGGCCTGCGCCAAGGAGCGCCAAGAGATCGAGATGGCGGCGCAGCGGGCTACTCTACAGGAGCAGAGAACACACATCGACATACTGGACACGGCCTTAACTAATGCACAGGCTAATGTCGTCAGACTTGAGGATGAG TGTCGGCACGCGAGCGGCTACGTGGAGCGCGTGATGGGGCTGCAGCGCGCGCTCGGCTCTATCCAGCAGGCGTCCGACCGCCGCGAGCTCACCGAGCGCAAGCTGAGGGCACAGCTGGAGAAGGAACTGCAGACTCTCAG GAAGCGCGAGTGCCTCTGCGGCGGCACCTCCACCGGCGGGTCCGAGGCAGAGCTGCGGCGCCAGCTGCGGGAGCGCGACGAGCGACTACTGCAACTGGAGGGCGAGGGCGCCAAGTGGGAGCAGCGCTACCTGGAGGAGGCGGCGCTGCGCCAGGCCGCCGTCTCCGCCGCCTCCATACCCAA GGACGCAAAGATCGCGGCATTGGAGAAGACGTCAGCGGAGTCTGAGCGGCTGATGGCTGAAGCGCGCAACGAGAAGATACGACACATGGACGAACTGCACTCCGCACAGAAGAAAGTCGCCGATCTAGAGGGCAG AGTGAAAGAGCTAGAATCCAAGGTGGCGGAGCGCGACGCGATGATCAAGGTGCTGCAGAAGCACACCACGTCGGCGTACGACGGCGGCGCCTCGCTGAGGAACAACTCCAGTCGAGAGGAACTCG TGGGCCTCTCCTCCGGAGCATCATTCTCCAGTGCCGAGGGAGTGGGCAGCTCGGGCAGCGTCGCCGGCCGCTACCGGCACCTGGCGCGCCGGAACTACTCGCCTGCTAATGACAACTCTAGCG GTTGCGGCTACGACAGCACATCCCTCCGTCTGGACGAGCAGCTGGCAGCCCTGGAGTCCCGCCTGGAGCGCCCGCCCGTGCCGGCC CGGGGGCTGTGCTGCTTCCCGGGTCTGGGGGCGGTgggcgcgcgcgggggcggggggcggggtgAGGAGGCGCTGCTGCTGGAGCGGCAGGGGCGGGCCTCGCAGCAGACGCGGTCGAGCagcctgccgccgccgccctcggCACTGCCACGGCCGCCGCGCAAGCCGTCCACTAGGAACACGCGCTATGACCGCCTCGAACATTCAAGGGATGGACGCAAG GACTCGGACGGGTCGGGTTCGATCGCGTCGACGGCGTCGCGCGGCTCGCCGCTGCCGTACGACGCGGTGCGCAAGCTGCCGTCGGTGCCCACGTCGGCGTCGCTGCCGGCCGCCGAGTCCCGCGAGTCCCTGGTGCGGCCCCGCGACTCCAGCCTGCCCTCGCCCTCCAAGCTCGCCGTctacgccgccgcccgccgacGATCCGCCGAAACAACCAAGGACAGCAAAGGAAGACACCACTACCGCATCCAGTTTTAG